ACTTTATTTCTTATAGCTTTTAACTATTACATCAAATGTTTTGGGGCAGGAGTATTagattttggtttttctttcactggggcaagattttggtttttttgtttttgtgcaCGATGAGATTAAACCTCTTGAACACTGAAGTTCAAATCAGTGAAGGTTGGTAGAATAAAGGCTCTTCATAAAACTTGTCAAAACTGTGTATCTGCAGTAACAGCAGGGTTTTAATGCAATGgcaaaatactgaaatgttTGAGTCACGAGTTTTTTCACAGATGTGGATTCAAGTCCCTTAAGTTTTTATGAAATACAGcttccaaagaaagaaaagcaaataagaaTTGAGTAGATCAGGGAGATACAGCACATACTAGGCtggaggaaacaaaattaattacCTGTACCTTCCTCTTTAGCAAGGATATCTAGCTATTCACATACATGTTTTCCAACTTAAGAGAGATCCTGCAATTACCTAcgttaaaaaaaacccaacacgTGCCCGGTTTGCTCAGAATCCAGCATCCCCAATGGAAGATGGGGTTAGGGAATGCACAAAATGTACTAAATCTGGTAATGCTACAGCCCCCGTCCCTTTTCTCCGCAGCAATGTCCAGCGGGCTATGCATCTGCGTGTTCCTCGCCGTGCTCTCGGTGAGCTCCCTCGGACAGCACCCTCTGGGCTCGCACGGTGGGAATGCTGTGCCTGccgagctggagcagagcctgacagAACATCAGCGGCACTCCCGCGCTCCATCCTCCGCCGGGCCCCTGAAatccctgcagaggctggatgTCAGCGGTGACCAAAGAGCCAACATCGGCGCCTTGCTGGCCAAGTATCTCCAGCAAGCCAGAAAAGGTACTGCTTACAGCCTGCTTCTGTGCCACTGGCATTTCCTGCAGGGGTTCCTGGGAGTTGAGAAAACCCTGTCGTCATCTAACGTGAATTCCTAGGGAAGATAGGATTTAGATTTTGCCTGCTTGTCCCTCAAGTAGACAGCATTCCATATGCTCTCTCCCAAACCTCTGCCAAAAACGGGGTTTAGTTGTAGCACCCTCTGACTGAGATTCATATAAAGATAACTGGAGAAAATGTCACAGACCTCTTAGGTTATagttcagcttttatttttaactattttCATTGCCTTATTATTTTGGTGCTCTTTTCGACATGTTGTATCTCAGATAAAACAATTATGTTTTCCTTGAAGTCTTCCAATTTAGTTAAaatcctccctccctccctccatctctCTTTAAAGTTAGAAGAGCAGGAAGacttttctgaggaaaaatgcAGACCAAATGGCTAGCCTCACCTCAGTCAGAAATCCCTGTACCAAGGAAATATTCTTAGTATTGGATTTTTCATACATTTGTTCCCAGAGGAAATTATGATAGCATGGAAGCTTTCAAAACACAGAATTCATATTTATTAGTGCAATAATTAAAACCAATGATAAGTAAAATCATATTTGCTTCCACACAGATTGattcctggtttgttttttggtctCGGGCAGCCTGGGAACACAACCTTGCAGTTATCTGAAACCTCCATGGCACTGTGTAACAAGGACATGAGGAATCAGTAGAGCAGTGGGATTACAGAGCATTCTTATAATGAGATTATTACTTGAGGAAACAATTGTATTATGTAAGAGTAAAGCTATTAACACCTTACAGAATGTATTTTACATAGGCAGAAAAGAATGCCATTGGTGCTGACAGTAAAAAAGATGGCTCAAAATCATTGACCACTGAAATTTCcccaagaaaacatttttccttctgagcTGTCTCATCTCTGTACTGCTTGGTGTCTCAATAGAGTAACACCATGGGCAGCCTAATTGCTATGGCCTTTTGGCTGCCAACCTTAGCGAGAGCCACTAGAGAAATTTTGTTTACTCATGAAAGCTTCACTGCAGCCTTTGCCCTGTTCTACTTAGAAAAGACATCTAAGAAGGGAAGGGGGTTTCAAGAGAAGCCAGTAATTAGGATTAGGATTACCTGGACATACAGACATTGAGAAATTAATTCACACCCAGCCCCAGATGGTGCTTAGGATAAAGTTCACTTTATATAAGTAGGAGCTTTCTCCACATAATGCAGATTATTTAACCCTCCACTCTCGACAGCTTCCCTGCTGACCTCTGTGCTAGGCAAAGCCCTATACTTATCTGTGATGGTGGTCTGGAATTTCAAGATGCCACATCTGGTTTGGTGCATTATATATGCTACCATACACACACCTCTGTGTGCTCAGAACACAGCCAAAttagaaacaacagaaaaatgaatCACTTCCAATAGTGCCAGAAAGATTTCCTCTCATGTCAGCAATAGGCACGATATCCATTAAGGAACAACTTCTAGCTGTTCATGCAATTTAGTGGAGAGACAATTCAGGTATGAAATTCCACAATTCAGGGCTACACTTAAGGCTGTTATTGAATAAGAATGTTACTGCAGCAGTCTGCAAAGCAGAATTCTCATTACCTTTCCCCAGCACAGTCATTGTTGCCCACCCACATGGAAACTGAGCTCCTCATTCTAGTTTATGTATCCATTATATTCTCTTAAATATGCAGCTGACACTTCCAAATAGATTAaccagataaagaaaaaaaacccaacccctttgaatttaagattttttttttgtaaatattaaTATGAGGGACAATTTCCTGCATATGTGTTATTGGCatataaaattaattctaaaaACAGTCTGTAAGCAGATTATGAGATTCTTGTGATGTGACTAGACTAGTTGGACTCTACTTTGTAGATGTGGTTGCTCATTACAGGAGAGAAAATTCACAGGGAACACAGTATTTACTTCATTTCTAACATGCATACAGTGTTCCCATCAAAGCATTATATTCTCATTTAATGTGAAAACCCTGGGCAGTACTGCAGAAATCTCTGCAGAATACTCACATCTACTGTATTAGTCACCTGTCTAAACCATAATAATCACTAGAAAATTCCAGAGAAAGTCAGGTCTTTTGTTAGTGTTAGCAGTCACCAGTAGTGGCGTTTGCCCTCATGATTAATAGAAGGGCTGGTTTTGTAAAGTGTTTCTAGTTAAAACAGTGATAGAGCTCAGTTCTCTCAAGGGCTTAGGGATTGATGGCAGCCCTGTTGCTGAACTGCTACAACTTTGAGTCTGTTTGTCATACACTGATTCTGCAATACCCACATGACATCTCTAGTGGGCTGAGGAGAGGTAATTAAGGTGCTGTTAGGAAATTTGTGACCCAGGCTTTCAATTATGTTCATCTGCAGGCTTTCAGCTTGAATCTGGTACTGTGTAGAAGAGATGTTGTAGCTCTCAAGCCAGTGACAGGCACATTTAATGTCCTCTAAGGAGCCCTTGACTGGCCAGACAGTAGTGGCACCAGGGGAGCCTTTGCAGCCCTCAGGTCGTGGCAGGCTCAGAAGTCTCTTAAGCACCAAGATCTGAGTGATGGTTCTGCACTGCCTCAGACCTGCCTGGTTATTGTGCTAAGGAGCCATTGTCATTGCCTTAATTacactttttaaattatgattGTGAACTTCATGGCATTTAATGACATGAACTTCTTGAGCATTTAATGGTAGACATTCTATTctggggaaaataatttttttttgtaattttgttgtAGAGAGATGTTGTAGAGAGCTACAATATCTCTTAAtggctttgtgtgtgtgtgtgtgtgtgtgtgtgtgtgtgtgtgtgtgtgtacctTCAGCTCCCTGCAACCACTAACAAAGCAATGCAGTTGCTTTTTGTTTCACTGGGTCATGTTCATTATAAAGCACTACATGAGGAAGACCTTGAAACATAAAAGCACAGAGTCAATAGAGGTTTCTTCAAAACACGAGaaactgaaagcaaagcaaTTGTGTAGATTTGGATATGGGATTTAATTTgggctccttttcctttttgatcAATTCAAGTATTCCTCAAGCCTCAGTCTGCATTGAATACTAATATATTAAATCTGTCCCTTCCTCACTCAAAGCTTAACTCCATCTAATTATTGTTATATATCAATTTTGTCTGTTTTCAGGAAGTACAGAGAGAAGTAATTTACCTGTCCCTGTATTTTTAGTTACATCATGTGATGctgtgaaaacagaggattgcagcccatttttttaaagcataaattCTCCTTGCAAATAGTTTGTGTCTCTTTGATGCCTTAAGCAAGGCATACAGAAAGGATAAGGCAAGATCAGAAATCAGCATCCAACCCTGCTGTGAAAAGAATTATGAAGGCTTTGGATAAGCAATGAAAAAATCCCTGATGTAGTAAAAAACCCTGTATAATTCCAGCAATAGGTATCTCTAACTGGGAATTCCAGACACAACCTTCTCCTTTTCAGGACTATTCCCACTTTTCCACAAAACCTAGGATTCATAACTCTACCCTGCTTGTTGCCAAATTTGCACTGTAGGAGCTTCTGTACTTACGTTTGTGTCTTTTTAAGCAACACAGGGCTGCAGTGTCTCAGGCTTGAGCCTGCTCTCAAGAAGAGTTGTTTTGCATGTTTTGTAGCTCTCCCAGTATGAGAAAGCAAATGTGGGGCTTTATAGGAATATTGAGAAATAGTTCTGATTCTCTTTCTCTagtaaaataggaaaaaataaggaaaaatctATCTATATTCCTTCCTATTAGACAGGAGCAGaatgttcctgcagcaggaggtaGAAAATTATCTGTtcattttccactgaaaaaatccaaaccactTCCAGGACATTACCTATAAGGTTTCTATTGATGTTTTCCCCAATGACAAGACAGGGGTGTTACATGACCTGTATTAGGTCCATTTGAACTATTGCAGACATCTGCTAATGAGCATAAGCCAGATCAGAACAGGGGTGAACCTGGAAAATGTGTCCTCTTACTCTCTGCTCTCCCAAACGCTTTTTCCTTAGGTTCCACTGGAAGATTCTCAGTTATGGGAAACAGGGTACAGAGCATTGATCCTACTCACAGGATAAATGACAGAGACTACATGGGCTGGATGGATTTTGGACGCCGCAGTGCTGAAGAATATGAGTATTCTTCCTGAAGAACACCAGACTATAgcaatgagggaaaaaaaaatcacactccCATGTCTGtacaaaaaaagataaatcacTTTGTTGTCCTCTTCAAATCAgtgttttaaagtatttaaaatcaTGTATTTGACATAAGTTTGTCTGTAAGACTATACAATGCAATATATACATATGCAGAATTTTCCAGAAAACATATTCTTTCTTTTGTGGTTTCTCATACATTGATACTATATTAAAATGATTTCACTTAtccctccttgtcctgtcactgcatgtTGCTGGGTGTCTTACTATAAAAGAGAGATAGCATAATGCCTTTATTTGGCACTGTAAATATATTCCATGGGTTGAATAGTCAGAATATctatttttcagagaaatctTGTGTCAATCCCAAAAGCTTTGAACTCTAGAGAACTTGTCTAAATAtaaacacagcagcaaaataCTGCCAGAAAAGACCAGCTATTTTCATGGTGACCCTGTTTGCAAAGGACTGAGTTTTACCCTAAGCCCATATCTTTCCAGTGAACAGCCAACAGTGCTAAAACAGTGAAAAAGAGGGATGACACCAACATGCTTCATCGTCCTGGCTTATTTGTTTTATGTTGTGAATTCAATGTGGAAGTTCTTCTGATGGCTGCAAATCACAGAATAaacagagcattcccagctgtaTGGTGAGCTAAGCATTCATTTGGGAGGGGGTGAAGACAGCTTCCTGAACAGAGCAGAAGGTGATCCTGAGAGGGAGAGGTCTTGGAGCAGTCTAGTCACAGTGTC
This Haemorhous mexicanus isolate bHaeMex1 chromosome 1, bHaeMex1.pri, whole genome shotgun sequence DNA region includes the following protein-coding sequences:
- the CCK gene encoding cholecystokinin, translated to MSSGLCICVFLAVLSVSSLGQHPLGSHGGNAVPAELEQSLTEHQRHSRAPSSAGPLKSLQRLDVSGDQRANIGALLAKYLQQARKGSTGRFSVMGNRVQSIDPTHRINDRDYMGWMDFGRRSAEEYEYSS